The following are encoded together in the Zygosaccharomyces rouxii strain CBS732 chromosome C complete sequence genome:
- the RKM1 gene encoding protein-lysine N-methyltransferase (similar to uniprot|Q08961 Saccharomyces cerevisiae YPL208W Hypothetical ORF): MSQDVLELVQWAKSNGAQIPDQIEFVRDESKGICAICKEDLQDVKIQIPSSIIIDRQDARDEFAPRFDGDNTGLKFLISFWKLQDNAKFGPYLRNLPLKLDSALVWNPNEWQLLRGTNLGNSIREKLSTIYSEWITWIKDRGLPNDSLNFDEINDQQLYQNFLEPASKGQFDSWSSFPAFLWSHLILLSRAFPEYIIHPQCHEGSVILLPLLDLLNHDAHSKVQWYSEGEAFCLEKNGGVAKGQELFNNYGAKGNEELLAGYGFVQEDNEFDYVALKIKLPLNTIESILENEPRIQLPTLDDYTTFAFEKSTEKKKDKTDPSYFEDGIRFFINTQNANCLNPLLDLFSYLSKTDGTENWTDLRPRLQGLQSLRAALKLKQDQASVSPQGLEHSDAINSYREHCARVYRQGQLHVLKHAISSLKQLEKDLLTQNKHQLLNLKKILKDDPKFIQEELPKFFHDKDQDEVSFDDTFELLVLWVLAKCKNGSFQAKHEWVEKQFKASMGKKHTVSEEAESLYSHFFPQNQTRTTKITLQELSDAYNFVITNSFTRSASSSSETILVQSA; encoded by the coding sequence ATGAGCCAGGACGTTTTAGAGTTAGTGCAATGGGCTAAATCTAACGGTGCACAGATTCCAGATCAAATAGAGTTTGTCCGTGATGAATCTAAAGGTATATGTGCCATTTGTAAAGAGGATTTGCAAGACGTGAAGATCCAGATTCCTTCTAGTATTATAATAGATAGACAGGATGCAAGGGATGAATTTGCACCCAGATTTGATGGCGATAATACAggtttaaaatttctaatttcattttggAAACTGCAAGATAATGCCAAATTTGGACCATATTTAAGAAACTTACcattaaaattggattcTGCATTAGTTTGGAACCCAAATGAATGGCAGCTGTTAAGGGGGACAAACTTGGGTAATTCTATTAGGGAAAAATTGTCAACGATTTATTCGGAATGGATCACTTGGATCAAAGATCGTGGATTGCCAAACGATTCGTtgaattttgatgaaattaacgATCAACAACtataccaaaattttctgGAACCTGCCTCTAAGGGTCAATTCGATTCCTGGAGCTCTTTTCCTGCATTCCTCTGGTCACATCTAATTTTACTTTCAAGAGCCTTCCCAGAGTACATTATTCATCCTCAATGTCATGAAGGTTCAGTGAttttattaccattactagACCTTTTGAACCACGATGCACATTCAAAAGTGCAATGGTATAGTGAAGGGGAAGCATTCTGTTTAGAAAAGAATGGTGGTGTCGCTAAAGGTCAGGAATTGTTTAATAACTATGGAGCAAAAGGAAATGAAGAGCTATTAGCTGGATACGGGTTTGTGCAAGAGGATAACGAATTCGATTATGTAGCTCTAAAGATTAAGCTTCCGCTAAATACCATTGAAAGcatattggaaaatgaacCTCGTATTCAATTGCCCACATTGGATGATTATACTacatttgcatttgaaaaatccactgagaagaagaaagataaaaCGGATCCATCATATTTCGAAGATGGTATTAGATTCTTTATTAATACTCAAAATGCAAACTGTTTGAATCCTTTGCTCGACCTTTTTTCATACTTGTCTAAAACAGATGGTACTGAAAATTGGACCGATTTAAGACCAAGGTTACAAGGTTTACAATCATTGAGAGCTGCATTAAAACTGAAGCAAGATCAAGCATCTGTATCACCACAAGGATTGGAGCATTCTGACGCTATAAATTCTTATAGGGAGCATTGTGCTCGGGTATACCGCCAAGGCCAACTACACGTTTTGAAACACGCGATTTCATCCTTAaaacaattggaaaaagatCTATTGACTCAGAATAAGCACCAGCTActgaatctgaagaaaatcCTCAAGGACGATCCAAAGTTTATCCAGGAAGAGctaccaaaatttttccacgataaagatcaagatgaagTTTCCTTCGATGACACTTTTGAGTTACTTGTGCTTTGGGTGTTGGCTAAATGTAAGAACGGTTCATTCCAAGCAAAACACGAATGGGTAGAAAAGCAATTCAAGGCATCCATGGGTAAGAAACACACAGTTTCGGAAGAAGCTGAATCGCTGTACTCGCATTTTTTCCCCCAGAATCAAACTAGGACCACAAAAATCACTTTACAAGAACTGAGCGATGCATACAATTTCGTAATAACCAATTCATTTACACGATCAGCTTCCTCGTCTAGTGAAACTATACTCGTTCAATCAGCATGA
- a CDS encoding uncharacterized protein (no similarity), with protein MNRYQSLSSQSNSYGEYTSNFSDLIQGIFQFTFDLSLALIKRLFGSQGNYNSSAIADEFRPVDLQPSLSANGLRSLRFDGNQKSFENHGYHPWLVVAVGLLAVAMLSYDSSKSERKPAPVHEQEESFEEPTEELIGESGLTDDDTSGKYVFRRKLPISLDMPKTFRTQRKEIGLPYQDVTVSRSTPISLLLWESK; from the coding sequence ATGAATCGCTATCAATCACTATCGTCACAGTCCAATTCTTATGGAGAGTATACTTCTAATTTTTCTGATTTGATCCAAGGGATATTTCAGTTTACTTTTGATCTGTCCCTAGCTTTAATAAAGCGTTTGTTTGGATCCCAAGGTAATTATAATAGTTCTGCGATTGCAGATGAATTCAGACCAGTGGATTTACAACCTTCGTTGTCCGCAAATGGACTGCGTTCATTACGTTTTGACGGGAATCAGAAATCGTTTGAAAACCATGGGTATCATCCGTGGTTAGTCGTCGCAGTAGGTTTATTGGCGGTTGCTATGTTAAGTTACGATTCATCGAAATCTGAAAGGAAGCCAGCACCCGTTCATGAGCAGGAGGAATCGTTTGAAGAGCCTACTGAAGAGCTTATTGGGGAATCTGGACTTACAGATGACGACACAAGTGGCAAATATGTCTTCAGGAGAAAGCTGCCCATTTCTCTAGATATGCCAAAAACTTTTCGAACGCAACGTAAGGAAATCGGACTGCCCTATCAAGATGTAACAGTTTCGAGATCTacaccaatttcattattgTTATGGGAATCAAagtaa
- the ECM2 gene encoding Pre-mRNA-splicing factor ECM2 (weakly similar to uniprot|P38241 Saccharomyces cerevisiae YBR065C ECM2 Pre-mRNA splicing factor facilitates the cooperative formation of U2/U6 helix II in association with stem II in the spliceosome function may be regulated by Slu7p), with the protein MEVSICSKCLGNGDALTKYASGSQCKVCTGVFDVYAVKQRNSLVKTLVCHRCSQQRNICQCCLLDLSWGVPTELRDRLLSLIHDDPSLKTQEARNDMMRRFLSLKDVKLGGAQITSQTDSLEELKPLLQINKSLQQDLYASNHYLICNLDKSIPKWKVESAVDGIVGIEGSVESVSVNPEARVACITVKDDASTKFVEKLEKCKSKGKMTVRGKLTIDRFNTVVTSLQEPVKLDGFSDNLGIFLQKNVLFAESRRDRETPGRRTQNKPGKPNKVTKRSKRARDLEL; encoded by the coding sequence ATGGAGGTCAGTATCTGCTCCAAGTGTTTAGGTAATGGTGATGCTTTGACCAAATATGCTAGTGGATCTCAATGTAAGGTATGTACTGGTGTGTTTGACGTCTATGCCGTTAAACAACGTAATTCACTGGTCAAGACCTTGGTATGTCATAGATGTTCTCAGCAGAGAAACATATGTCAGTGCTGTCTGTTAGATCTGTCCTGGGGAGTCCCCACAGAACTTAGAGACAGATTACTATCATTAATCCACGATGACCCTTCGTTAAAGACCCAGGAGGCCCGCAATGATATGATGAGAAGATTTTTGTCCTTAAAGGATGTGAAATTAGGTGGTGCTCAAATTACCAGTCAGACGGACTCCTTAGAGGAATTAAAACCATTGTTGCAGATTAACAAATCGCTACAACAGGACCTTTATGCATCTAACCATTATTTGATCTGCAATCTAGACAAATCAATTCCAAAGTGGAAGGTCGAATCTGCAGTTGATGGAATCGTAGGTATCGAAGGTTCTGTCGAGTCTGTAAGCGTAAATCCCGAAGCCCGAGTAGCTTGCATAACTGTTAAAGATGACGCAAGTACAAAATTTGTGGAAAAACTTGAAAAATGCAAGAGCAAGGGTAAGATGACGGTTAGAGGTAAACTGACTATTGACAGATTCAATACAGTGGTTACAAGTTTACAAGAACCGGTTAAATTGGATGGATTTAGTGATAACCTTGGTatttttttacaaaaaaacGTCTTGTTTGCGGAATCAAGAAGGGATCGCGAGACGCCTGGAAGGCGGACTCAAAATAAACCGGGGAAACCGAATAAAGTCACAAAGAGATCCAAAAGAGCTCGAGATTTAGAACTATAA
- a CDS encoding transcriptional regulator NRG1 (weakly similar to uniprot|P38082 Saccharomyces cerevisiae YBR066C) yields the protein MMLVQGRKYTTLLPSLTDLLAVEENLKCKLNKFAFDEVGRKPSGTVTGTTLSRKPVALAPPLLAPPYAQVDTSSSQGSTSGSESLGTSPVTHRIRKRRNTNSSNNSERRHVCRICYKGFTTSGHLARHNRIHTGEKNHECPYEGCDQKFSRHDNCIQHYRAHVKRELRVSEALRTGNSNTSSTAGGAGI from the coding sequence ATGATGCTTGTGCAGGGAAGAAAGTACACAACGCTACTTCCATCTCTTACAGATTTGCTGGCCGTTGAGGAGAATCTAAAATGtaaattgaacaagttTGCATTCGACGAAGTCGGAAGGAAACCATCTGGAACGGTGACAGGGACGACACTATCACGTAAGCCAGTTGCGCTTGCTCCACCCCTTTTGGCTCCACCTTACGCTCAGGTCGATACTTCGTCTTCACAGGGTAGCACAAGCGGGAGCGAATCTCTCGGGACGTCACCCGTAACCCACAGAATAAGAAAACGCAGAAATACAAACAGCAGTAATAATAGTGAAAGGCGACACGTGTGTCGAATCTGTTATAAGGGTTTTACGACGAGCGGCCATCTAGCAAGACACAATAGGATACACACTGGTGAGAAAAATCACGAATGTCCGTACGAAGGCTGtgatcaaaaatttagcAGACACGATAACTGTATTCAGCATTACAGAGCGCATGTCAAGAGGGAACTGAGGGTGTCAGAAGCTCTACGAACTGGAAATAGTAATACTAGTAGCACTGCAGGTGGTGCCGGTATATAG
- the HEM13 gene encoding coproporphyrinogen oxidase (similar to uniprot|P11353 YDR044W Saccharomyces cerevisiae HEM13 Coproporphyrinogen III oxidase) → MDTPIRQQMEALVHRKQLEITQALESLDTVKFQTDTWARGNDGGGGTSMVIQNGDTFEKGGVNVSVVYGKLTPQAVSAMRDNHKNLELTHNEGTKFFACGLSMVIHPHNPHAPTTHLNYRYFETWNADGSPQAWWFGGGADLTPSYLYEEDAEHFHTLHKRALDKHDKNLYPKFKKWCDDYFYIAHREEMRGIGGIFFDDFDDRPATDILKIVEDCFDAFIPSYIPIVARRKDTPYTPEQKKWQAIRRGRYVEFNLIYDRGTQFGLRTPGSRIESILMSLPEHASWLYNHHPEQGTPEAKLLEATHHPKNWAKE, encoded by the coding sequence ATGGACACTCCTATTAGACAGCAGATGGAGGCGCTTGTGCACCGTAAGCAGTTAGAAATTACACAAGCTCTTGAATCATTGGATACCGTAAAGTTCCAAACTGATACTTGGGCTCGTGGTAACGATGGCGGTGGTGGTACATCCATGGTTATTCAAAATGGTGACACTTTTGAGAAGGGTGGTGTTAACGTCTCTGTGGTCTACGGTAAACTTACACCACAAGCTGTTAGTGCAATGCGTGATAACCATAAAAACTTAGAGTTAACCCATAATGAAGGTACGAAATTCTTCGCATGTGGACTGTCAATGGTGATCCATCCCCACAACCCTCATGCACCAACTACTCACTTAAACTATCGTTATTTCGAAACCTGGAATGCAGATGGCTCACCACAGGCATGGTGGTtcggtggtggtgctgatTTAACACCAAGCTATCTGTATGAGGAAGATGCAGAGCACTTCCATACTCTTCACAAGCGTGCCTTGGATAAGCATGATAAAAATCTATACCCCAAATTTAAGAAATGGTGCGATGATTATTTCTACATTGCACACCGTGAAGAGATGCgtggtattggtggtattttctttgatgattttgacGACAGACCAGCTACagatattttgaagattgtTGAAGATTGTTTTGATGCGTTTATCCCTTCATACATCCCCATCGTGGCTCGTAGAAAAGATACACCATATACCCCAGAACAGAAGAAATGGCAAGCGATCCGTCGTGGTAGATATGTGGAATTTAATTTGATTTACGACAGAGGCACTCAATTTGGATTGAGAACCCCGGGTTCACGTATCGAATCTATTCTAATGTCATTGCCTGAGCACGCTTCCTGGCTGTACAACCATCATCCAGAACAGGGTACTCCAGAGGCAAAGCTGCTAGAAGCTACCCATCATCCAAAGAACTGGGCTAAAGAGTAA
- the RPC11 gene encoding DNA-directed RNA polymerase III core subunit RPC11 (highly similar to uniprot|Q04307 YDR045C Saccharomyces cerevisiae RPC11 RNA polymerase III subunit C11): MLSFCPLCNNMLLIASSDSGIYTLTCKSCPYEFPIEGIEVYDRKKLPRKEVDDVLGGGWDNVDQTKVQCPNYDKCAGESAYFFQLQIRSADEPMTTFFKCVNCGNRWKEN; the protein is encoded by the coding sequence ATGCTATCATTCTGTCCCCTCTGTAATAATATGCTACTGATAGCGAGTTCAGATAGTGGGATATATACTTTGACGTGTAAATCTTGTCCCTATGAGTTCCCCATAGAGGGCATCGAGGTCTACGatagaaagaaattgcCAAGGAAAGAAGTCGATGATGTGCTCGGTGGTGGATGGGATAATGTCGATCAAACAAAGGTTCAATGTCCTAATTATGACAAGTGCGCTGGTGAAAGTGCCTATTTCTTCCAGTTGCAAATCAGATCTGCTGATGAGCCGATGACgacttttttcaaatgtgTCAACTGTGGAAATCGTTGGAAGGAAAATTAA